A genomic segment from Desulfovibrio sp. encodes:
- the eno gene encoding phosphopyruvate hydratase, which produces MDYSIKTVQASEILDSRGNPTLEVEVTSNEGVRARASVPSGASTGTREAVEMRDKDAARFGGKGVLQAINHVNNEIQHAVTGLDCRNQRLIDNTLISLDGTPNKSRLGANAILGVSMAACRLAANAADLPLYAYIGGASATLLPVPCMNIINGGVHARWQGADFQEFMIAPQGASSISEAVRWGSEVYHALRAVLLEKGLSAGVGDEGGFAPAVSSNRQPLELIVQAIQRAGYTPGKDVAICMDPASSEFYKNGRYHLRTEGRELTAAKMTEYYAALIDEFPVVLLEDGLAEDDWSGWALLQAKLGGKVEIVGDDLFVTNIQYIRRGIDEKLANAALIKLNQIGTVSETIDAVRLCQRNAWGAFVSHRSGETTDTFIADMTVGLGTGHLKTGAPCRGERVEKYNQLMRIEQSLGETAVYAGAKAFITTRA; this is translated from the coding sequence ATGGACTATAGCATTAAAACCGTACAGGCGTCAGAAATTCTTGATTCACGGGGAAATCCAACTCTTGAGGTGGAAGTTACGAGTAACGAAGGCGTGAGGGCGCGGGCTTCTGTTCCCTCAGGGGCAAGTACGGGAACCAGGGAAGCAGTGGAAATGCGGGACAAGGACGCCGCACGCTTTGGCGGCAAAGGTGTTTTGCAGGCAATCAACCACGTCAACAACGAGATTCAACACGCCGTCACCGGGTTAGATTGCAGAAACCAACGGCTGATAGACAACACGCTCATCAGCCTGGACGGCACACCAAACAAATCTAGGCTTGGTGCAAACGCCATTTTGGGCGTGTCCATGGCTGCATGCCGCCTTGCTGCCAATGCCGCCGATCTGCCGCTTTACGCCTATATTGGGGGCGCATCAGCCACACTACTTCCTGTTCCGTGCATGAATATCATCAACGGTGGCGTGCATGCCCGCTGGCAAGGTGCCGATTTTCAGGAATTCATGATTGCTCCGCAGGGTGCTTCTAGTATCAGCGAGGCCGTGCGTTGGGGCAGCGAAGTGTACCACGCTCTGCGAGCGGTATTGCTTGAAAAGGGGCTCTCGGCTGGTGTTGGCGACGAAGGCGGGTTTGCGCCCGCAGTTTCTTCTAATCGTCAACCGCTGGAGCTTATTGTTCAAGCCATTCAAAGGGCTGGGTACACCCCCGGTAAAGATGTTGCCATCTGCATGGACCCCGCTTCGAGCGAATTCTACAAGAACGGTCGCTACCACTTACGCACAGAAGGGCGGGAACTGACCGCCGCAAAAATGACTGAGTATTACGCGGCCCTTATTGACGAGTTTCCGGTTGTGCTGCTGGAAGACGGGCTGGCCGAAGATGACTGGTCTGGCTGGGCGCTGCTGCAAGCCAAATTGGGCGGCAAGGTTGAGATTGTGGGCGATGACCTGTTTGTGACCAATATTCAGTATATCAGGCGCGGTATTGATGAAAAGCTAGCCAATGCGGCGTTGATCAAGCTGAACCAGATCGGCACTGTCAGCGAAACAATTGATGCCGTGCGCCTGTGCCAGCGCAATGCATGGGGAGCCTTTGTTTCCCATAGAAGCGGCGAAACAACTGACACCTTTATTGCCGATATGACAGTTGGCCTTGGCACTGGTCACTTAAAAACCGGTGCGCCCTGCCGTGGCGAACGGGTTGAAAAATATAACCAATTGATGCGGATTGAGCAGAGCCTTGGTGAAACAGCTGTTTACGCAGGGGCGAAAGCGTTTATTACGACGAGGGCTTAA